Proteins encoded together in one Catellatospora citrea window:
- a CDS encoding HAD family hydrolase: MLDIRRARRRGAILFDLYQTLIPDRTSAQRDEVSRQMAGALGVDPDRFATLFRGTMHARMRGEFGTLGETIRTLAYRLGGEPTDTGVRFAEVVRLRFTRELLWPSAAVLSVLDGLRAAGHPLGLVTNCSTETVTLWREQPLAPRFDVAGFSCLLGVTKPDPVLFLKVCGDLGVTPQECVFVGDGHGGELAAAAALGMRVVRTVEHADSDPHWTGETIHRLGDLPGLLAA; encoded by the coding sequence GTGCTGGACATCCGGAGGGCGCGTCGGCGTGGCGCGATCCTGTTCGACCTCTACCAGACCCTGATCCCGGATCGGACGTCGGCGCAGCGCGACGAGGTCAGCCGGCAGATGGCCGGGGCGCTGGGCGTGGATCCGGACCGGTTCGCCACGCTGTTCCGGGGCACGATGCACGCCCGCATGCGCGGCGAGTTCGGCACGTTGGGCGAGACCATCCGCACGCTGGCCTACCGGCTGGGCGGCGAGCCGACGGACACCGGCGTGCGGTTCGCGGAGGTGGTCCGGCTGCGGTTCACCCGCGAGCTGCTCTGGCCCTCGGCCGCCGTGCTGTCGGTACTGGACGGGCTGCGCGCGGCGGGACACCCGCTGGGGCTGGTCACCAACTGCTCGACGGAGACCGTGACGCTGTGGCGGGAGCAGCCGCTGGCGCCGCGCTTCGACGTCGCGGGCTTCTCCTGCCTGCTCGGGGTGACCAAGCCCGACCCGGTGCTGTTCCTCAAGGTCTGCGGCGACCTGGGGGTCACGCCGCAGGAGTGCGTCTTCGTCGGCGACGGGCACGGCGGCGAGCTGGCGGCCGCCGCGGCGCTGGGCATGCGGGTGGTGCGCACGGTCGAGCACGCCGACAGCGATCCGCACTGGACCGGGGAGACCATCCACCGTCTGGGTGACCTGCCGGGGCTGCTGGCTGCCTGA
- a CDS encoding alkaline phosphatase D family protein, which produces MVSRRGVLVGGGAAVVAGLFGRPASAEGPATDPFTLGVASGDPSPDGFVIWTRLAVAPMAEDGRGGMADRAYEVWWQVAQDERFTRPAASGMTWAEPSWAHSVHVEPRGLEPGREYFYRFGVDRWTSPVGRTRTAPARDSLPAALGLAFLSCAQYEHGFFTGYRRIAESEPELIVHLGDYVYEYAARVYNAPSGNVRDHAGPETQTLAHYRQRFAQYKLDPDLQAAHAVAPWAVVFDDHEVDNNWAGPVPERPNPRFAQRRTAAMRAYWENMPLRNARQPRGTALPLHRRVHWGSLATFHLLDTRQYRDDQGCGDGYRDCPAAADPARSILGAAQEKWLLDGFRRSGATWDVLAQQVFFAQRDRDPGPALSTSQDAWDGYAASRRRVVQGWLDAKVRNAVVLTGDVHAHWAADVKLDFADPHAPVVGSELICTSLTTGGDGLDSDPATHPFLGHNKHLHLYNGQRGYVRATVRPAELTADFMTLPYVHRAGAPAQRKASFVIADGVPGLQRRYLRPFTGPQGLSPQEQADRTVWSETERP; this is translated from the coding sequence GTGGTTTCTCGGCGGGGTGTGCTGGTGGGTGGCGGCGCTGCGGTCGTCGCCGGGTTGTTCGGGCGGCCGGCGAGCGCGGAGGGCCCGGCGACCGATCCGTTCACGCTGGGGGTGGCCTCGGGGGATCCGTCCCCGGACGGCTTCGTGATCTGGACCAGGCTGGCGGTGGCGCCGATGGCCGAGGACGGCCGCGGGGGCATGGCCGACCGGGCGTACGAGGTCTGGTGGCAGGTCGCCCAGGACGAGCGCTTCACCCGGCCGGCCGCGTCCGGCATGACCTGGGCGGAGCCGTCCTGGGCGCACAGCGTGCACGTCGAGCCGCGGGGCCTGGAGCCCGGCCGGGAGTATTTCTACCGCTTCGGTGTGGACCGCTGGACCTCACCCGTCGGGCGCACCCGCACCGCGCCGGCCCGGGACTCGCTGCCGGCGGCGCTGGGGCTGGCGTTCCTGTCCTGCGCGCAGTACGAGCACGGCTTCTTCACCGGCTACCGCCGCATCGCGGAGTCCGAGCCGGAGCTGATCGTGCACCTGGGCGACTACGTGTACGAGTACGCGGCCCGTGTCTACAACGCGCCGAGCGGCAACGTGCGCGACCATGCCGGCCCGGAGACGCAGACGCTGGCGCACTACCGGCAGCGGTTCGCGCAGTACAAGCTGGACCCGGACCTGCAGGCGGCGCACGCGGTCGCGCCGTGGGCGGTGGTGTTCGACGACCACGAGGTGGACAACAACTGGGCGGGCCCGGTGCCGGAGCGGCCGAACCCGCGCTTCGCGCAGCGGCGCACCGCGGCGATGCGGGCGTACTGGGAGAACATGCCGCTGCGTAACGCCCGGCAGCCGCGCGGCACGGCGCTGCCGCTGCACCGCCGGGTGCACTGGGGCAGCCTGGCCACCTTCCACCTGCTCGACACCCGCCAGTACCGCGACGACCAGGGCTGCGGCGACGGCTACCGGGACTGCCCGGCGGCGGCCGACCCCGCCCGCTCCATCCTCGGTGCGGCGCAGGAGAAGTGGCTGCTCGACGGGTTCCGACGCAGCGGCGCCACCTGGGACGTCCTGGCCCAGCAGGTCTTCTTCGCGCAGCGCGACCGGGACCCGGGGCCGGCGCTGAGCACGAGCCAGGACGCCTGGGACGGGTACGCGGCCTCGCGGCGGCGGGTGGTGCAGGGCTGGCTCGACGCGAAGGTGCGCAACGCGGTGGTGCTCACCGGGGACGTGCACGCGCACTGGGCGGCCGACGTGAAACTGGACTTCGCCGACCCGCACGCGCCGGTGGTGGGCTCGGAGCTGATCTGCACCTCGCTGACCACGGGCGGGGACGGGCTCGACTCGGACCCGGCGACGCACCCGTTCCTGGGCCACAACAAGCACCTGCACCTGTACAACGGCCAGCGCGGCTACGTGCGGGCCACGGTACGGCCCGCCGAACTGACCGCGGACTTCATGACCCTGCCGTACGTGCACCGCGCCGGAGCGCCCGCCCAGCGCAAGGCGAGCTTCGTGATCGCGGACGGGGTGCCCGGCCTCCAGCGGCGTTACCTGCGTCCGTTCACCGGGCCGCAGGGGCTGTCGCCGCAGGAGCAGGCCGACCGGACGGTGTGGTCGGAAACCGAGCGCCCGTGA
- the tsaD gene encoding tRNA (adenosine(37)-N6)-threonylcarbamoyltransferase complex transferase subunit TsaD, which translates to MSTSEPLVLGIESSCDETGVGIVRGHTLLADALASSVDEHARFGGVVPEVASRAHLQALVPTLHRALDEAGVTLADIDAIAVTAGPGLAGALLVGVAGAKGLALAAEKPIYGVNHLAAHVAVDTLEHGPLPEPAIALLVSGGHSSLLRVDDLARGVTPLGATIDDAAGEAFDKVARLLGMPFPGGPPIDRAARDGDPLAITFPRGLTGPKDLVEHRFDFSFSGLKTAVARWVEARERSGEPVPVNDVAASFQDAVCDVLVRKAIDACRSQGIETLVIGGGVAANSRLKAMAAERAAGYGITVRVPRPKLCTDNGAMVAALGSHLVAAGNAPSKLDFAADSAMPLTLVGV; encoded by the coding sequence GTGAGCACCAGCGAACCCCTGGTTCTGGGGATCGAGAGCAGCTGCGACGAGACCGGCGTGGGCATCGTGCGGGGGCACACCCTGCTGGCCGACGCGCTGGCGTCGAGCGTCGACGAGCACGCCCGCTTCGGCGGGGTGGTGCCGGAGGTGGCCAGCCGCGCGCACCTGCAGGCGCTGGTGCCGACGCTGCACCGGGCGCTGGACGAGGCCGGGGTGACCCTGGCCGACATCGACGCCATCGCCGTCACCGCCGGGCCCGGCCTGGCCGGGGCGCTGCTGGTCGGCGTCGCCGGGGCCAAGGGCCTGGCGCTGGCCGCCGAGAAGCCGATCTACGGCGTGAACCACCTCGCGGCCCACGTCGCGGTGGACACCCTGGAGCACGGCCCGCTGCCGGAGCCGGCGATCGCGCTGCTGGTCTCGGGTGGGCACTCGTCGCTGCTGCGGGTCGACGATCTGGCCCGCGGGGTGACCCCGCTGGGCGCGACCATCGACGACGCGGCCGGTGAGGCCTTCGACAAGGTGGCCCGGCTGCTGGGCATGCCGTTCCCGGGCGGCCCGCCGATCGACCGGGCGGCCCGCGACGGCGACCCGCTGGCGATCACCTTCCCGCGCGGCCTGACCGGGCCGAAAGACCTGGTCGAGCACCGGTTCGACTTCTCCTTCTCCGGGCTGAAGACGGCTGTGGCGCGCTGGGTCGAGGCGCGCGAGCGGTCCGGCGAGCCGGTGCCGGTCAACGACGTGGCGGCGAGCTTCCAGGACGCGGTCTGCGACGTGCTGGTCCGCAAGGCGATCGACGCCTGCCGCAGCCAGGGCATCGAGACGCTGGTCATCGGCGGCGGGGTGGCGGCGAACTCGCGGCTGAAGGCGATGGCGGCCGAACGCGCTGCCGGGTACGGCATCACCGTGCGGGTGCCGCGGCCCAAGCTGTGCACCGACAACGGGGCCATGGTCGCCGCGCTGGGGTCGCATCTGGTCGCCGCCGGGAACGCACCGTCCAAGCTGGACTTCGCGGCCGACTCCGCGATGCCGCTCACGCTCGTCGGGGTGTAG
- the rimI gene encoding ribosomal protein S18-alanine N-acetyltransferase codes for MKIERLRWWQIEDLLPVEADLFGAEAWTAAMFWNELANGHHYLIATEDDGTVLGYAGLAVGQGEGWVNNIAVRREAQRRGIGRALLEALLAEGRRHQVKQVLLEVASDNAAAQRLYAGYGFEVIGIRKGYYQPSNTDALVMRREEP; via the coding sequence ATGAAGATCGAGCGGCTGCGCTGGTGGCAGATCGAGGATCTGCTGCCGGTCGAGGCCGACCTGTTCGGCGCGGAGGCGTGGACCGCCGCGATGTTCTGGAACGAGCTGGCCAACGGCCACCACTACCTGATCGCCACCGAGGACGACGGCACCGTGCTCGGCTACGCCGGCCTGGCCGTGGGCCAGGGCGAGGGCTGGGTCAACAACATCGCGGTACGCCGTGAGGCCCAGCGGCGCGGCATCGGCCGGGCGCTGCTGGAGGCGCTGCTCGCCGAGGGCCGCCGGCACCAGGTCAAGCAGGTGCTGCTGGAGGTCGCGTCGGACAACGCGGCGGCGCAGCGGCTGTATGCCGGCTACGGCTTCGAGGTGATCGGCATCCGCAAGGGCTACTACCAGCCGAGCAACACCGACGCACTGGTGATGCGGCGGGAGGAGCCGTGA
- the tsaB gene encoding tRNA (adenosine(37)-N6)-threonylcarbamoyltransferase complex dimerization subunit type 1 TsaB gives MLVLVLDTATPAVTAALAEVQPSGHAVLAQRATVDGRAHGELLAPQIDELLAEAGVKPRDLAAVVAGVGPGPFTGLRVGLVTAASLTMVLNIPAYGVCTLDALGLRTAGRALVATDARRREVYWAVYADGSPLTGPAVDKPADVAPRLAEFAVTAAVGEGAAKYADVLGLPAGAALYPEPSALVELAAQRVRDGAPSEPLTPLYLRRPDAVEPSARKPALSASER, from the coding sequence GTGTTGGTGCTGGTGTTGGATACCGCTACGCCTGCGGTGACGGCGGCGTTGGCCGAGGTCCAGCCGTCCGGGCACGCCGTGTTGGCGCAGCGGGCGACGGTGGACGGTCGTGCGCACGGGGAGCTGCTGGCTCCGCAGATCGACGAGCTGCTGGCCGAGGCCGGGGTCAAACCCCGTGACCTGGCCGCGGTGGTCGCCGGGGTCGGGCCGGGCCCGTTCACCGGGCTGCGCGTCGGCCTGGTCACCGCGGCGTCGCTGACCATGGTGCTGAACATCCCGGCGTACGGCGTCTGCACGCTGGACGCGCTCGGTCTGCGCACCGCGGGCCGGGCGCTGGTGGCGACCGACGCGCGGCGGCGCGAGGTCTACTGGGCGGTGTACGCCGACGGCAGCCCGCTGACCGGTCCCGCCGTGGACAAGCCCGCCGACGTCGCGCCGCGGCTGGCGGAGTTCGCGGTGACCGCCGCGGTCGGCGAGGGCGCGGCGAAGTACGCCGACGTGCTCGGCCTGCCCGCCGGCGCGGCGCTCTACCCGGAGCCCTCGGCGCTGGTGGAACTCGCCGCGCAGCGCGTGCGCGACGGCGCCCCGAGCGAGCCGCTGACGCCGCTCTACCTGCGCCGGCCGGACGCGGTCGAGCCGTCCGCCCGCAAGCCCGCGCTGTCCGCGAGCGAGCGATGA
- the alr gene encoding alanine racemase, whose amino-acid sequence MWQADAQSQVVVDLDAIRANVRTLRSNTPAEVMAVVKADGYGHGMVASARAALSGGATWLGVCTLDEAFGLREAGLATPVLAWLWLPGQPVGRAIECDVDLSVASLSQLAAVTAGARAAGRAARIHLKIDTGLSRSGAAAPEWPQLVEAASKAQADGYAEVIGVWSHFACADAPGHETVDRQLAGFADALDVAKRLGVEPQLRHMANSAATLTRPDTHFDLVRPGIAMYGLSPLDDPAVRATLRPAMTARARVLLAKRVPAGQGVSYGHTYVTPRASTVALVPLGYADGVPRHASNLGPVLLNGGRYTVAGRVCMDQFVVDVGDAEVAEGDEVVLFGPGDQGEPTADDWAEAVGTINYEIVTRFGSARVPRIYRGDAA is encoded by the coding sequence ATGTGGCAGGCCGACGCTCAGTCCCAGGTCGTGGTGGACCTCGACGCGATCCGTGCCAACGTGCGCACGCTGCGGTCGAACACGCCTGCCGAGGTCATGGCAGTGGTCAAGGCCGACGGCTACGGGCACGGCATGGTCGCCTCGGCGCGGGCCGCGCTGTCCGGCGGCGCGACCTGGCTCGGTGTCTGCACCCTGGACGAGGCGTTCGGGCTGCGCGAAGCGGGCCTGGCCACGCCCGTGCTGGCCTGGTTGTGGCTGCCCGGCCAGCCGGTCGGCCGGGCGATCGAATGTGACGTGGACCTCAGCGTGGCCAGCCTGTCGCAGCTCGCGGCGGTGACCGCCGGGGCGCGTGCGGCGGGGCGGGCCGCGCGGATCCACCTCAAGATCGACACCGGGCTGTCCCGCAGCGGCGCGGCCGCGCCGGAGTGGCCGCAACTCGTCGAGGCCGCGAGCAAGGCCCAGGCCGACGGATACGCCGAGGTCATCGGCGTGTGGAGCCACTTCGCCTGCGCCGACGCGCCCGGCCACGAGACCGTCGACCGCCAGCTGGCCGGCTTCGCCGACGCCCTCGACGTCGCCAAGCGCCTCGGCGTCGAGCCGCAACTGCGCCACATGGCCAACTCCGCGGCGACGCTCACCCGGCCCGACACCCACTTCGACCTGGTCCGCCCCGGCATCGCCATGTACGGCCTGTCGCCGCTGGACGACCCCGCGGTGCGCGCCACGCTGCGCCCGGCGATGACCGCCCGCGCCCGGGTGCTGCTGGCCAAGCGCGTGCCCGCCGGCCAGGGCGTCTCCTACGGGCACACCTACGTCACGCCGCGGGCGTCCACCGTCGCGCTGGTGCCGCTCGGCTACGCCGACGGGGTCCCTCGGCACGCCTCCAACCTGGGCCCGGTGCTGCTCAACGGCGGCCGGTACACCGTCGCCGGGCGGGTCTGCATGGACCAGTTCGTGGTCGACGTCGGCGACGCCGAGGTCGCCGAGGGCGACGAGGTGGTGCTGTTCGGGCCCGGCGACCAGGGCGAGCCCACCGCCGACGACTGGGCCGAGGCCGTCGGCACCATCAACTACGAGATCGTGACGCGCTTCGGCAGCGCCCGGGTGCCGCGGATCTACCGCGGTGATGCCGCGTGA
- a CDS encoding alpha/beta fold hydrolase, whose product MSDAVAEDKAVAKDKPAAGTRRKAGLIGAVIGVAAAGVAAGVAVERLVVKRTRRQDTDPFADEPFGRLPYDETLTVTTDDGVQLHVEIVEPVDGIAVEFGKPGPPEPTIIFVHGFCLDQGTFHFQRKALDALGEHRMVFYDQPGHGLSSALHEGEYELPALGDALYDVIKATTPVGPIVLVGHSMGGMAIMACAEQHPDLFADRVAGAVLIATSGGQLDGVSYGNLPEILNRTSGPLLALLTGAARFTGPMIDKARQASTDLAWLLTRRYGFGGDQPSAALVSYVEQMNSRTTTETVARYLRTINSHARYPALRALNQVPVMVVVGDADLITPVSHSEEICRLLPHAKLVLIPDSGHVVMLEHADEVNQALITFLDELELL is encoded by the coding sequence GTGAGCGACGCGGTGGCCGAGGACAAGGCCGTGGCCAAGGACAAACCCGCGGCGGGTACGCGCCGCAAGGCCGGGCTGATCGGCGCCGTGATCGGTGTCGCCGCGGCCGGGGTCGCCGCGGGCGTCGCCGTCGAGCGGCTGGTCGTCAAGCGCACCCGGCGCCAGGACACCGACCCGTTCGCCGACGAGCCGTTCGGCCGCCTGCCCTACGACGAGACGCTGACCGTCACCACCGACGACGGCGTACAGCTGCACGTGGAGATCGTCGAGCCGGTGGACGGGATCGCGGTCGAGTTCGGCAAGCCCGGCCCGCCCGAGCCGACCATCATCTTCGTCCACGGCTTCTGCCTCGACCAGGGCACCTTCCACTTCCAGCGCAAGGCCCTGGACGCGCTCGGCGAGCACCGGATGGTCTTCTACGACCAGCCCGGCCACGGCCTGTCCAGCGCCCTGCACGAGGGCGAGTACGAGCTGCCCGCACTCGGCGACGCCCTCTACGACGTCATCAAGGCCACCACCCCGGTCGGCCCGATCGTCCTGGTCGGCCACTCGATGGGCGGCATGGCCATCATGGCCTGCGCCGAGCAGCACCCGGACCTGTTCGCCGACCGCGTCGCCGGGGCCGTGCTCATCGCCACCTCGGGCGGCCAGCTCGACGGCGTCAGCTACGGCAACCTGCCCGAGATCCTCAACCGCACCAGCGGGCCGCTGCTCGCCCTGCTCACCGGCGCGGCCCGGTTCACCGGCCCGATGATCGACAAGGCCCGGCAGGCCAGCACCGACCTCGCCTGGCTGCTGACCCGGCGGTACGGCTTCGGCGGCGACCAGCCCAGCGCCGCGCTCGTGTCGTACGTGGAGCAGATGAACTCGCGCACCACCACCGAGACCGTCGCCCGCTACCTGCGCACCATCAACAGCCACGCCCGCTACCCGGCCCTGCGCGCCCTGAACCAGGTGCCCGTCATGGTCGTCGTCGGCGACGCCGACCTGATCACGCCGGTGTCCCACTCCGAGGAGATCTGCCGGCTGCTGCCCCACGCGAAGCTGGTGCTGATCCCCGACAGCGGCCACGTGGTGATGCTGGAGCACGCCGACGAGGTCAACCAGGCGCTCATCACCTTCCTGGACGAGCTGGAGCTCCTATGA
- the tsaE gene encoding tRNA (adenosine(37)-N6)-threonylcarbamoyltransferase complex ATPase subunit type 1 TsaE codes for MILKTVDDTREFGARLAAVLRAGDLLVLSGPLGAGKTALAQGIGRGLRVRGDVTSPTFVIARVHRPDLAAGGTVPMVHVDAYRLGNVTDPRAQVDDLDLDASVEDSVTLVEWGEGMVEQLADAYLEVRIDRRDDDARVVELIGHAGDWPTRITALPEATATHP; via the coding sequence ATGATCCTCAAGACCGTCGACGACACCCGCGAGTTCGGCGCCCGGCTGGCGGCCGTGCTGCGCGCGGGTGACCTGCTCGTGCTGAGCGGCCCGCTCGGCGCCGGCAAGACCGCGCTGGCCCAGGGCATCGGGCGCGGGCTACGGGTGCGGGGCGACGTCACCTCGCCGACGTTCGTCATCGCCCGGGTGCACCGCCCGGACCTGGCGGCGGGCGGCACGGTGCCGATGGTGCACGTGGACGCGTACCGGCTGGGCAACGTCACCGACCCCCGCGCCCAGGTCGACGACCTGGACCTCGACGCGTCCGTCGAGGACTCGGTCACCCTGGTCGAGTGGGGCGAGGGCATGGTCGAGCAGCTCGCCGACGCCTACCTCGAGGTCCGCATCGACCGCCGCGACGACGACGCCCGCGTGGTCGAGTTGATCGGCCACGCCGGCGACTGGCCCACCCGCATCACCGCCCTCCCCGAAGCCACCGCCACCCACCCGTGA
- a CDS encoding endonuclease domain-containing protein: MSRIPRRPRPLVNRIFSAQEALERGVVTLGELRSAAWRPVFRGVYADARMDVSHLARCEAATRWLLPAAAAVAGRSAVAHYGGPVPREGDPVEVVTPPAGRLGPVRGLQVHTTEIDPAEIVTHGGLRVTSPLRTCWDLAQWCEFAEAVALIDSLLGRGVVKPAELERYASGRSGRRGGKRFVRAVGLADPGAESPPESRTRVALVLAGMPRPVTQHVVEDRGRFVARVDLAWPEYRVAVEYDGVWHAEAGQFHRDRQRLNRLVGQDWIVLHLTAQRLRDDLDGFIVEVRAALRSRGWRAR; encoded by the coding sequence GTGTCTCGGATTCCGCGGCGGCCGCGTCCGCTGGTCAACAGGATCTTTTCCGCGCAGGAGGCGCTCGAGCGGGGGGTCGTGACGCTCGGGGAGCTGCGCAGCGCCGCTTGGCGGCCGGTGTTTCGCGGCGTCTATGCCGATGCCCGCATGGACGTTTCGCATCTTGCCCGGTGCGAGGCCGCCACTCGGTGGTTGCTGCCCGCGGCGGCTGCTGTCGCCGGGCGGTCTGCGGTGGCGCACTATGGCGGGCCGGTGCCGCGCGAGGGCGACCCAGTCGAGGTGGTCACGCCACCTGCGGGCCGGTTGGGGCCTGTGCGAGGACTCCAGGTGCACACGACGGAGATCGATCCAGCCGAGATCGTGACGCATGGCGGGCTACGCGTCACCTCTCCGCTGCGTACCTGCTGGGACCTGGCGCAGTGGTGCGAGTTCGCCGAGGCCGTCGCGCTGATCGACTCGCTGCTCGGCAGGGGCGTGGTCAAGCCGGCCGAACTGGAGCGGTATGCGTCAGGCCGGTCTGGACGGCGGGGCGGGAAGCGCTTCGTCCGCGCGGTCGGCCTGGCCGATCCGGGTGCCGAGTCGCCACCGGAGTCCCGTACACGGGTCGCTCTGGTACTGGCCGGGATGCCGCGGCCGGTCACCCAACACGTCGTCGAAGATCGCGGGCGCTTCGTCGCACGAGTCGACCTGGCCTGGCCGGAGTATCGCGTCGCGGTCGAGTACGACGGTGTGTGGCATGCGGAGGCGGGGCAGTTCCACCGCGACCGGCAGCGACTCAACCGCCTGGTGGGCCAGGACTGGATCGTCCTGCACCTCACCGCTCAACGCCTACGAGACGACCTCGACGGCTTCATCGTCGAGGTCCGTGCCGCCCTCCGCTCCCGCGGCTGGCGCGCCCGCTGA
- a CDS encoding NAD(P)H-hydrate dehydratase: MRPVYRVAQVRAAESALMATLPAGTLMQRAAAGLARRCAVTLRGQGGVYASRVVLLVGPGDNGGDALYAGAMLARQGVQVGALLSDPARAHAEGLAALRGAGGRVLTDWPKRVDLVVDGLLGIGATGALRGAALTLAEQLAEQTPRPPVIAVDVPSGVAVDTGDVPGVAIRADVTVAFGCLKPAHVVGPAAVLAGQVELVDIGLVPHLVGDPALRVADTADIAAWWPHPGPISDKYTRGVVGLATGSAGYPGAALLSLSGALAGPAGLVRYAGSAHELVVPAHPSVIAAPRVAEAGRVQAWVCGSGLGTDERAAGEVRAVLAAPVPALLDADAITLLVDGSMAGELRRRDAPTVLTPHDREYARLAGSDPGEDRVAAAQKLASWTRSVVLLKGDRTVVAGPSGEAWVNPTGTPALATGGTGDVLSGLLGSLLAAGLPAIRAAVAAAYVHGLAGRIAAESGPVTAVDVAAALRPAVASLTRTPTGTAPVRPT; this comes from the coding sequence ATGAGGCCGGTCTACCGCGTGGCACAGGTGCGGGCCGCCGAGTCCGCGCTGATGGCGACGCTGCCCGCGGGCACGCTGATGCAGCGCGCGGCCGCGGGGCTCGCCCGCCGCTGCGCGGTCACCCTGCGCGGGCAGGGCGGGGTGTACGCCTCCCGGGTCGTGCTCCTGGTCGGACCCGGCGACAACGGCGGTGACGCGCTGTACGCCGGAGCCATGCTCGCGCGGCAGGGCGTCCAGGTCGGCGCGCTGCTGAGCGATCCGGCCCGCGCGCACGCCGAGGGCCTGGCGGCGCTGCGCGGTGCGGGCGGCCGGGTGCTGACCGACTGGCCGAAGCGGGTCGACCTGGTCGTCGACGGGCTGCTCGGCATCGGTGCGACCGGCGCGCTGCGCGGCGCCGCGCTGACCCTGGCCGAGCAGCTTGCCGAGCAGACCCCGCGCCCGCCCGTGATCGCGGTCGACGTGCCGTCCGGGGTCGCCGTGGACACCGGCGACGTGCCCGGTGTCGCGATCCGCGCCGACGTCACCGTCGCCTTCGGCTGCCTCAAACCCGCGCACGTGGTCGGACCGGCCGCGGTGCTGGCCGGGCAGGTCGAACTCGTCGACATCGGGTTGGTCCCGCACCTGGTCGGCGACCCGGCGCTGCGCGTCGCCGACACCGCCGACATCGCCGCCTGGTGGCCGCACCCCGGGCCGATCTCGGACAAGTACACCCGTGGCGTCGTCGGCCTGGCGACCGGTTCGGCCGGCTATCCCGGCGCCGCCCTGCTCTCCCTGTCTGGCGCGCTGGCCGGACCCGCCGGGCTGGTCCGGTATGCCGGGTCGGCGCACGAGCTCGTGGTGCCCGCGCACCCCAGCGTCATCGCCGCGCCGCGGGTGGCCGAGGCGGGCCGGGTGCAGGCCTGGGTCTGCGGCAGCGGCCTGGGCACCGACGAGCGGGCCGCGGGCGAGGTGCGCGCCGTGCTGGCCGCGCCGGTGCCCGCGCTGCTCGACGCCGACGCGATCACCCTGCTGGTCGACGGCTCGATGGCCGGCGAGCTGCGCCGCCGCGACGCGCCGACCGTGCTCACCCCGCACGACCGGGAGTACGCCAGGCTGGCCGGATCGGACCCCGGCGAGGACCGGGTCGCCGCCGCTCAGAAACTCGCCTCGTGGACCCGCTCGGTGGTGCTGCTCAAGGGCGACCGCACCGTCGTGGCCGGACCGTCCGGCGAGGCCTGGGTCAACCCGACCGGCACGCCCGCGCTCGCGACCGGCGGCACCGGCGACGTGCTGTCCGGCCTGCTCGGCTCGCTGCTCGCGGCCGGCCTGCCCGCGATCCGCGCGGCGGTCGCGGCGGCCTACGTACACGGCCTCGCGGGTCGCATCGCCGCCGAATCCGGCCCGGTCACCGCCGTCGACGTGGCCGCCGCCCTCCGCCCCGCCGTCGCCTCCCTCACCCGCACCCCCACCGGCACCGCCCCCGTCCGCCCCACCTGA
- a CDS encoding holo-ACP synthase — translation MIVSVGNDVVLVDRFAQALRRTPQLTERLFTEAERTTRSGNPRSPESLAARFAAKEAVAKALGAPAGMQWHDCEIVVDGDGRPWLTVSGTVAAVAAERGIERWHLSLSHDGGIAAAMVIAEAGR, via the coding sequence GTGATTGTCTCGGTGGGCAACGACGTCGTCCTGGTCGACCGCTTCGCACAGGCGCTGCGGCGCACCCCGCAGCTGACCGAGCGCCTGTTCACCGAGGCCGAGCGCACCACACGCAGCGGCAACCCGCGCTCGCCCGAGTCGCTGGCGGCCCGGTTCGCGGCCAAGGAGGCCGTCGCCAAGGCGCTGGGCGCGCCGGCCGGCATGCAGTGGCACGACTGCGAGATCGTCGTCGACGGCGACGGCCGGCCCTGGCTGACCGTCTCCGGCACCGTCGCCGCGGTCGCCGCCGAGCGCGGCATCGAGCGCTGGCACCTGTCCCTGTCGCACGACGGCGGCATCGCCGCCGCCATGGTCATCGCCGAGGCGGGCCGGTGA